The proteins below are encoded in one region of Mycobacterium botniense:
- a CDS encoding aldehyde dehydrogenase family protein gives MTVQEVLDEMRNRPGTGEVITVIDPVTEEPITEFSDGGAEAVDEAVARARASFESGGWQSMPGRERAKIMWRIADLIDRHTGDLAELDSLNTGMPLAQAQTILPTCAEFFRYYAGWCTKLDGTAYDVQMTGGISGAYASLHAYTRKEPYGVVGLIFPWNGPVFNACAKIAPALAAGCSMVVKPAEETPLSALVLDKIIAEAGVPDGVVNLVTGYGHTAGAALAAHPGVDKIAFTGSTEVGKQIVQASAGNLKKVMLELGGKSPVLIYEDADLGAAIPMAAMGIFVHSGQGCVCGSRIFVQRSIYEQVVAGITRVANSLKLGGPKEDGSQIGPLISARQLTRVMGFIEEGKRDGVEVVTGGYRLDRRGYFVHPTVLTNVDRGMRLYQQEIFGPVVTVLPFDDDDQAVAMANDTSYGLAATVWTTNLGRAHRLAKRLQAGTVTLNCQLVFDHAVPFGGYKQSGWGHEFGREGIEAYLQTKSVWAQL, from the coding sequence GTGACGGTGCAGGAAGTACTGGACGAGATGCGCAACCGCCCCGGGACAGGGGAGGTCATTACGGTCATTGACCCGGTGACCGAAGAGCCGATCACCGAATTCAGCGATGGCGGAGCCGAAGCCGTCGACGAGGCCGTTGCCCGCGCCCGGGCATCTTTTGAGTCCGGTGGCTGGCAGAGCATGCCGGGGCGGGAACGCGCCAAAATTATGTGGCGCATCGCCGATCTGATTGACCGCCACACCGGCGATCTGGCCGAGCTCGATTCGCTCAACACGGGTATGCCACTAGCACAGGCGCAGACGATCCTTCCTACCTGCGCCGAGTTCTTCCGCTACTACGCCGGCTGGTGCACCAAGCTTGACGGCACCGCCTATGACGTGCAGATGACCGGTGGGATTTCCGGCGCCTATGCGAGTCTGCACGCCTACACCCGCAAAGAACCGTACGGGGTTGTGGGGCTGATCTTTCCGTGGAACGGCCCGGTGTTCAACGCGTGCGCCAAAATTGCGCCGGCCCTGGCCGCGGGCTGCAGCATGGTGGTCAAACCGGCTGAGGAAACCCCGCTTTCGGCGCTGGTGCTGGACAAGATCATCGCCGAAGCCGGCGTTCCGGACGGGGTCGTCAACCTCGTCACCGGTTACGGGCACACCGCGGGTGCGGCGCTGGCCGCGCATCCGGGCGTCGACAAAATCGCCTTCACCGGCTCCACCGAGGTCGGCAAACAGATCGTGCAGGCATCCGCCGGCAACCTCAAAAAGGTCATGCTCGAACTCGGCGGCAAATCGCCGGTGCTGATCTATGAGGATGCCGACCTGGGTGCGGCGATCCCGATGGCGGCGATGGGTATCTTCGTGCACTCCGGTCAGGGCTGTGTGTGCGGGTCCCGGATCTTCGTGCAGCGCAGTATCTACGAGCAGGTCGTGGCGGGCATCACCAGGGTGGCCAATTCCCTCAAGCTGGGCGGGCCCAAAGAAGACGGCAGCCAGATCGGCCCGCTGATCAGCGCCAGGCAGCTCACCCGGGTCATGGGTTTCATCGAGGAGGGCAAGCGCGACGGCGTCGAGGTGGTCACCGGCGGGTACCGGCTGGATCGGCGCGGCTATTTCGTGCATCCGACCGTGCTCACCAACGTCGACCGCGGGATGCGGCTGTATCAGCAGGAGATCTTCGGGCCGGTGGTCACCGTGTTACCGTTCGACGACGACGACCAGGCCGTGGCCATGGCCAACGACACCAGCTACGGGCTGGCCGCTACCGTGTGGACGACGAATCTTGGCCGCGCCCATCGCCTCGCGAAGCGGCTGCAGGCCGGAACCGTCACGCTCAACTGCCAGTTGGTGTTCGACCACGCGGTGCCGTTCGGCGGTTACAAGCAGTCGGGCTGGGGCCATGAATTCGGCCGGGAAGGGATCGAGGCCTACTTGCAGACCAAGTCCGTGTGGGCACAGCTGTGA
- a CDS encoding DUF732 domain-containing protein has product MRDRDTIDSELRRLAALRRSIRGQRDELWRRQIDDLLDERLAQRSEDPIETVDHRPIKVIPDASSQGHHHDGHKLVQRRGVARRLGVVAALPLSVAAVAAVLVMMLAVRDSPPAAEPPALAPSGAPPSPPSSSTRPDRAAPQTIDRSADIAEKAFLDVLQQQGVPVPNRAYVHDQGHAVCDFLAREPNFAEAVRRVQQSSIWDATESAEFAAGAIVSYCPEVQPSSPQETQQVFGNALSDVQAIQRDLERIRDDLHVIPGWQH; this is encoded by the coding sequence ATGCGCGATCGGGATACGATCGACTCGGAGTTGCGGCGCCTCGCGGCATTGCGCCGCTCAATTCGAGGGCAGCGCGACGAGCTGTGGCGTCGGCAGATCGACGACCTTCTTGATGAACGCCTGGCACAGCGCAGCGAAGACCCAATCGAGACGGTTGACCACCGCCCGATCAAGGTCATCCCCGATGCCTCGTCGCAGGGCCATCACCATGACGGTCACAAGCTTGTCCAGCGCAGGGGTGTGGCACGCCGCTTGGGTGTTGTTGCGGCGCTGCCGCTATCTGTGGCAGCCGTCGCCGCGGTGCTGGTGATGATGTTGGCGGTCCGCGACTCACCTCCGGCGGCCGAGCCGCCGGCACTCGCACCGTCGGGTGCACCGCCCAGTCCGCCGTCGTCAAGTACCCGGCCCGACCGGGCTGCGCCGCAGACTATCGATCGGTCGGCCGATATCGCCGAAAAAGCATTCCTCGATGTGCTCCAACAGCAGGGCGTGCCGGTTCCCAACCGCGCATACGTGCACGACCAGGGGCATGCGGTCTGCGACTTTTTAGCACGCGAGCCCAACTTCGCAGAGGCCGTCCGCCGCGTGCAGCAGTCGTCGATATGGGATGCCACCGAAAGCGCCGAATTCGCTGCTGGTGCCATCGTGTCGTACTGTCCTGAGGTCCAGCCGTCGAGCCCGCAGGAAACCCAGCAGGTGTTCGGAAATGCGCTCTCTGATGTGCAGGCCATCCAGCGCGATCTGGAACGCATCCGCGACGACCTGCACGTGATCCCCGGCTGGCAGCACTGA
- a CDS encoding sulfurtransferase, whose protein sequence is MNTRARVLITAAELATRIRAHRPVSLLDVRWRLAEPDGYAAYLRGHLPGAVYVSVEEDLSDRAVTGRGRHPLPAGVRVQAAARRWGLRRGVPIVVYDDWNRAGSARAWWVLTAAGLSDVRILDGGLSAWRSAGGAVETGPVTPRPGNVTVPHSDLSAGARPTLTVQHAASADVMLLDARTPERFRGEVEPVDPVAGHIPGARNLPCTAVLASDGTFLDDDALTRLLSGHGITGDGRVGVYCGSGISATVTIAAFAALGLDAALFPGSWSEWISDPARPVARGPE, encoded by the coding sequence GTGAATACCCGCGCGCGGGTGCTGATCACCGCCGCCGAGCTGGCCACTCGGATCCGGGCCCACCGGCCCGTGAGCCTGCTTGACGTGCGCTGGCGGCTGGCCGAACCCGACGGCTATGCAGCCTATCTGCGCGGTCATCTTCCGGGGGCGGTGTATGTGTCTGTGGAGGAGGACCTCAGCGATCGCGCGGTTACCGGGCGGGGCCGTCACCCACTGCCCGCCGGTGTGCGGGTGCAGGCCGCCGCCCGCCGGTGGGGCCTGCGCCGGGGTGTGCCGATCGTGGTCTATGACGACTGGAATCGAGCCGGTTCCGCGCGGGCCTGGTGGGTGCTCACCGCGGCCGGGCTTTCCGACGTGCGCATACTGGACGGCGGCCTGTCGGCGTGGCGCTCGGCCGGTGGGGCGGTGGAAACCGGCCCGGTCACCCCGAGGCCGGGCAATGTGACTGTGCCGCACAGCGATTTGTCTGCCGGAGCCCGACCGACACTGACTGTGCAGCACGCCGCATCCGCTGACGTGATGCTGCTCGATGCCCGCACACCCGAACGGTTCCGCGGCGAGGTGGAGCCGGTTGATCCGGTCGCCGGTCATATCCCCGGCGCCCGCAACCTGCCTTGCACGGCTGTGCTGGCCAGCGACGGAACGTTTCTCGACGACGACGCGCTCACCCGGCTGCTATCCGGCCACGGCATCACCGGCGACGGTCGTGTCGGAGTGTACTGCGGCTCGGGTATCAGCGCGACCGTCACCATCGCCGCGTTCGCCGCGCTGGGACTCGACGCGGCGCTGTTTCCCGGGTCGTGGTCGGAATGGATTTCCGATCCGGCCCGCCCGGTTGCCCGCGGCCCCGAATAG